In Hymenobacter sublimis, a single genomic region encodes these proteins:
- a CDS encoding 50S ribosomal protein L25/general stress protein Ctc, whose amino-acid sequence MKSLEIVGFKRANLGKKDAKALRLESYVPCVLYGAGDQVHFSAPAILFRELLYTPEVHIVELNIEGDIRRAIVQDSQFHPVNEMLLHVDFLELQEGKEVKMDVPVKYVGVSPGVLAGGKLVSKLRKIRVKASPENLPDYVEVDISDLGLGKSIKVNKVEPKGYSILTNPLAPIATVTIPRALKGTLQADK is encoded by the coding sequence ATGAAAAGCCTCGAGATTGTAGGGTTTAAAAGAGCGAATCTCGGTAAGAAGGATGCCAAGGCCCTGCGCCTAGAGTCCTACGTACCGTGCGTACTGTACGGCGCTGGTGACCAAGTGCATTTTTCGGCCCCGGCCATCCTGTTCCGCGAACTGCTGTACACCCCCGAGGTGCACATCGTAGAGCTGAACATCGAAGGTGACATCCGTCGCGCCATTGTGCAGGACTCGCAATTCCACCCCGTGAACGAAATGCTGCTGCACGTTGACTTCCTGGAGCTGCAGGAAGGCAAAGAAGTGAAAATGGACGTTCCCGTGAAGTACGTTGGCGTATCGCCGGGCGTACTGGCCGGTGGTAAGCTGGTAAGCAAGCTGCGCAAAATCCGCGTGAAGGCTTCGCCCGAAAACCTGCCCGACTACGTGGAGGTTGACATTTCAGACCTGGGCCTGGGCAAATCCATCAAGGTGAACAAGGTTGAGCCCAAGGGCTATTCCATCCTGACCAACCCGCTGGCTCCCATTGCTACCGTAACCATCCCGCGTGCTCTGAAAGGCACCCTGCAGGCTGACAAATAA